A window from Mycobacterium saskatchewanense encodes these proteins:
- the acsA gene encoding acetate--CoA ligase codes for MDVIRKTQHDLGVPPNLTDYAQARAQFRWADVPALCEGMGPGRCNIAYAAVDRHLSKAAGPGATRAALRFVADQGWDGSVTTRDISYGELGGLTKRFSSVLRSLGINKGDRVFTIMGRCPELYIAMLGALRNGSVVSPLFSAFGPEPIATRVNIGQADVLVTTRAIYQRKIAKIRDRLPSVRHVLVVDDDKAGDPPTGTLNFWRRMDAADENAPIEPTTADDPALLHFTSGTTGTPKGAIHVHGAVAMHYVTGLYALDLHPDDIYWCTADPGWVTGTSYGIISPLLHGVTSIVDQAEFDAERWYRILQDQAVSVWYTAPTAIRMLIKAGPELPAQYRFPRLRFIASVGEPLNPEAVWWGKRVLGLPIHDNWWQTETGGIMIANTPAFDIKPGSMGRPLPGIDAYIVRQTDCGATEVVDEPDVEGELALRPGWPSMFRGYLNAAERYRKSFADGLYLTGDLAKKDADGYFWFVGRKDDVIKSAGHLIGPFEVESALTDHPAVAEAAVIGKPDPTVGEMIKAFVMLKNGVVGDDDLRLELIGHARKRLGAAVAPKELEFVDSLPHTSSGKIMRRLLKARELGLPEGDTSTIERQPAQHAEGVPS; via the coding sequence ATGGACGTCATCCGCAAGACGCAACACGACCTCGGCGTCCCGCCCAACCTCACCGACTATGCGCAAGCCCGGGCGCAGTTCCGGTGGGCCGACGTGCCGGCGTTGTGCGAGGGCATGGGGCCCGGCAGGTGCAACATTGCCTACGCGGCGGTCGACAGACATCTCAGCAAGGCGGCGGGGCCGGGGGCCACCCGTGCCGCACTGCGGTTCGTCGCCGACCAGGGCTGGGATGGCTCCGTAACCACCCGCGACATCAGCTACGGCGAACTCGGCGGGCTCACCAAACGCTTTTCAAGCGTCCTGCGCTCGCTGGGCATCAACAAGGGCGACCGGGTCTTCACGATCATGGGCCGCTGCCCCGAGCTCTACATCGCGATGCTCGGCGCGTTGCGCAACGGCAGCGTCGTCTCGCCGCTGTTCTCCGCCTTCGGCCCCGAGCCGATCGCCACCCGGGTCAACATCGGGCAGGCCGACGTCCTGGTGACCACGAGGGCGATCTATCAGCGCAAGATCGCGAAGATTCGCGACCGGCTGCCGTCGGTGCGGCACGTCCTCGTCGTCGACGACGACAAGGCCGGTGATCCCCCGACCGGGACGCTGAACTTCTGGCGTCGGATGGACGCCGCGGACGAGAACGCGCCGATCGAGCCGACCACCGCCGACGACCCGGCCCTGCTGCACTTCACCAGCGGCACCACCGGCACACCCAAGGGCGCCATCCACGTTCACGGCGCGGTCGCGATGCACTACGTCACCGGCCTCTACGCGCTCGACCTCCACCCGGACGACATCTATTGGTGCACGGCCGATCCCGGCTGGGTGACGGGCACCTCCTATGGCATCATCAGCCCCCTGCTGCACGGGGTCACCTCCATCGTCGACCAGGCCGAGTTCGACGCCGAACGGTGGTACCGCATCCTTCAGGATCAGGCGGTGTCGGTGTGGTACACGGCGCCGACCGCGATCCGGATGCTGATCAAGGCCGGCCCGGAATTACCGGCGCAGTACCGCTTTCCGCGGCTGCGCTTCATCGCCAGCGTGGGGGAACCTCTCAACCCGGAGGCCGTGTGGTGGGGGAAGCGGGTGCTGGGACTGCCGATTCACGATAACTGGTGGCAGACCGAGACGGGCGGCATCATGATCGCCAACACCCCGGCGTTCGACATCAAACCGGGCTCGATGGGTCGGCCGCTGCCGGGGATCGACGCGTACATCGTGCGCCAGACCGATTGCGGTGCAACGGAAGTCGTCGACGAACCGGACGTCGAGGGTGAGCTTGCCCTCAGGCCGGGATGGCCCTCGATGTTTCGCGGCTACCTGAATGCCGCGGAGCGCTACCGGAAGTCGTTCGCCGACGGGCTGTATCTGACGGGCGACCTCGCGAAGAAGGACGCCGACGGTTACTTCTGGTTCGTCGGGCGCAAAGACGACGTGATTAAGTCCGCCGGACACCTGATCGGGCCGTTCGAGGTCGAAAGCGCGCTGACCGACCATCCGGCGGTGGCCGAGGCGGCGGTCATCGGCAAGCCGGATCCGACCGTCGGCGAGATGATCAAGGCCTTCGTCATGCTCAAGAACGGAGTGGTCGGCGACGACGACCTGCGGCTGGAGCTGATCGGCCACGCGCGCAAACGGCTCGGGGCGGCGGTGGCGCCCAAAGAGTTGGAGTTCGTCGACTCGCTGCCCCACACCAGCAGCGGCAAGATCATGCGGCGCCTGCTGAAGGCCCGCGAACTCGGGCTGCCAGAGGGCGATACCTCCACGATCGAGCGACAGCCCGCCCAACACGCCGAAGGTGTTCCGTCGTGA
- a CDS encoding Acg family FMN-binding oxidoreductase, whose product MTQTMVDTEVVKRAVELACRAPSLHNSQPWRWVAGGPTVDLFADPHRIVTSTDGSGRQSIISCGAVLDHFRVAMAADGWETTVDAFPNPNNLDHLAAIDFAWSDYVAEARRDRAAAISRRRTDRRPFRAPKDWASFEPVLRSAFDSDLVTLDVLADDARPRLVEASRLTEALRRYDDLYHHELSWWTAPSRDDEGIPESALPSDLPGSGVELNRRFPAEAHARKSSAGSPDEAKIVALSTAGDARVDALNAGQALSAVLLECTMAGLATCTVTHITELAASRDIISDLLPDASGVPQVLIRVGGAPPTKVAPEPTPRRPLCDVLEIR is encoded by the coding sequence ATGACGCAGACGATGGTCGATACCGAGGTGGTCAAGAGGGCGGTGGAATTGGCGTGCCGCGCTCCCTCGCTGCACAACAGCCAGCCCTGGCGGTGGGTGGCCGGTGGCCCCACCGTCGACCTGTTCGCCGACCCGCACCGCATAGTGACCTCGACGGATGGCTCCGGCCGGCAGTCGATCATCAGCTGCGGGGCGGTGCTCGATCACTTCCGGGTCGCGATGGCCGCGGACGGTTGGGAGACCACCGTCGACGCGTTCCCCAACCCGAATAACCTCGACCACCTCGCCGCGATCGACTTCGCCTGGTCCGACTACGTCGCCGAGGCCCGGCGCGATCGCGCCGCGGCGATCTCGCGCCGCCGCACCGATCGGCGCCCTTTTCGTGCACCGAAGGACTGGGCTTCGTTCGAGCCGGTGCTGCGCAGCGCGTTCGACAGCGATCTGGTCACCCTCGATGTGCTGGCCGACGATGCGCGACCCCGCCTGGTCGAGGCGTCCCGCCTCACCGAGGCTTTGCGCCGCTACGACGACCTCTACCACCACGAATTGAGTTGGTGGACGGCGCCTTCCAGGGATGACGAGGGGATACCGGAAAGCGCGTTGCCATCCGACCTGCCGGGCAGCGGCGTCGAATTGAACCGCCGCTTCCCCGCCGAGGCCCACGCCCGGAAGAGTTCTGCCGGCAGCCCGGATGAGGCGAAGATCGTTGCGCTGTCGACGGCCGGTGACGCCCGGGTGGACGCGCTCAATGCGGGCCAGGCGCTGTCGGCGGTGCTGCTGGAATGCACCATGGCGGGACTGGCCACCTGCACGGTGACCCACATCACCGAACTGGCCGCCAGCCGCGACATCATCTCCGACCTGCTGCCCGACGCGTCGGGGGTGCCGCAGGTCCTCATCCGGGTGGGCGGCGCGCCGCCGACCAAGGTGGCCCCGGAGCCGACGCCCCGGCGGCCCCTGTGCGACGTGCTGGAGATCCGCTAG
- a CDS encoding DUF1918 domain-containing protein codes for MKADVGDWLVIKSGTIGHPDMRGLITVVRSPDGEPPYRVQWLATGEEATVYPGPDAIVVTAAQQKAADERARSRFAAVQAAISERGHRA; via the coding sequence ATGAAGGCCGACGTCGGGGACTGGCTCGTGATCAAGAGCGGCACGATCGGCCATCCGGATATGCGCGGGCTGATCACCGTGGTGCGCTCGCCGGACGGTGAGCCGCCCTACCGGGTCCAGTGGCTGGCCACCGGTGAGGAGGCGACCGTCTATCCCGGACCGGACGCGATCGTCGTCACCGCCGCCCAGCAGAAGGCCGCCGACGAGCGGGCTCGGTCGCGCTTCGCAGCGGTGCAGGCGGCGATCAGCGAGCGCGGCCACCGCGCTTAG